A genomic segment from Neobacillus sp. YX16 encodes:
- a CDS encoding transglycosylase domain-containing protein: protein MNDKFQAWIEKLKSITNLFTHKRTVKSARITYQVFWNLLLLLMTVIILGGAFAGGVGAGYFASLVKDEPVRSYDSMKKDIYNYTETSDLFFSDNVYLGKLRTDLEREEVKIDQVSEYLVKAVIATEDEYFYKHKGVVPKAVFRALFQEVTNSATQSGGSTLTQQLIKNQILTNEVSFARKANEILLALRLEKFFSKKEILEAYLNVSTFGRNSSGKNIGGVQAAAKGIFGKNASELTLPQAAFIAGLPQSPFGYTPFTREGTVKNNLEPGLTRMKTVLKRMYDGGHIDEKQYAEASSYDITKDFIPAGDNPLEKYPYLSFEIEKRAVDILTNVLAKNEGYEEKDLKEDENLYYKYQTIAKQNLRQNGYEIHTTINKDIYDAFQVVKNNYPNYGPDKPEEKQDPETGETITVMEPVEVGAMLIENKTGKIISFVGGRDHNKQELNHATSAIRQNGSTMKPLLVYAPAIELGKASPGTPLPDVALRLEPSISRPWPNNYDKRYSGITSARYALKKSYNVPAVKLYKDILDQQPAKYLEKMGFTSLRSEDYTNLATSIGSMKNGVTVEENTNAFGTFANEGKFIDAYMIEKIVDKDGKSIYQHEVKPVDVFKPQTAFLTLDMMRDVINSGTAAGLNSKLKFRADWAGKTGTGHEYHDNWFVATNPNVTFGIWNGYDTPKSLKTGGMSYSQRTNNLWAALINAAYDIKPELISPAESFPVPAGIVKRSFCAVSGLLPSDACSKAGLVVSDYFNAENVPTKRDDSLIAGNYVQIGDKKYLALDSTPAEFAKQGVILNPDFIAKMVGRNFSNPSQLIPKTERWGKILVPNDKIVDNGKTPDGVTLSLSGNNLIWSAPGDNDIVGYRVYQNGKKVSSITNGSSLSFTASNGSYHVTAVDIAGKESSPSNQVDVGVISTPAPQ from the coding sequence ATGAATGATAAATTTCAAGCGTGGATAGAAAAATTAAAGTCCATAACCAACTTGTTTACCCATAAAAGAACAGTAAAAAGTGCACGAATAACGTACCAGGTCTTTTGGAACCTTTTACTGCTGCTAATGACTGTCATCATCCTTGGGGGAGCATTTGCAGGTGGTGTGGGCGCAGGCTATTTTGCCTCGCTTGTAAAGGACGAACCTGTCCGGTCTTATGACAGTATGAAGAAAGACATTTATAATTATACAGAAACATCGGACTTATTTTTTTCTGACAATGTCTATCTCGGAAAGCTGCGTACAGATCTCGAACGGGAAGAAGTCAAAATTGACCAAGTATCAGAATACCTGGTAAAAGCAGTAATTGCAACAGAGGATGAGTATTTTTATAAACACAAAGGAGTTGTGCCAAAAGCAGTTTTTCGCGCACTTTTCCAGGAGGTAACCAACTCTGCTACTCAATCAGGCGGCAGTACATTAACACAGCAATTAATTAAAAACCAAATCTTAACAAACGAAGTCTCATTCGCAAGAAAAGCAAATGAAATTTTGCTCGCCCTTCGATTGGAGAAATTTTTTAGCAAAAAAGAAATTCTAGAAGCTTACTTAAACGTTTCAACATTCGGCAGAAACTCATCCGGTAAGAATATCGGCGGTGTTCAAGCAGCGGCAAAAGGAATCTTCGGAAAAAATGCCAGCGAATTGACCCTTCCACAAGCTGCCTTTATTGCAGGCTTACCACAAAGTCCCTTTGGGTATACCCCTTTTACAAGAGAAGGTACAGTGAAGAACAATTTAGAACCTGGGCTTACTCGAATGAAAACGGTACTAAAAAGAATGTATGATGGCGGTCATATTGATGAAAAGCAATATGCGGAAGCCTCATCCTACGATATTACAAAGGATTTTATTCCTGCAGGTGACAATCCGCTTGAAAAATATCCATACTTATCATTTGAAATTGAAAAGCGAGCGGTTGATATACTGACTAATGTATTGGCGAAAAACGAAGGGTATGAAGAAAAAGATTTAAAGGAAGATGAAAATCTTTATTATAAATACCAAACAATAGCCAAGCAAAACTTAAGACAAAATGGTTACGAAATTCACACAACCATTAACAAAGATATATATGATGCCTTCCAGGTTGTAAAGAATAACTACCCTAACTACGGACCTGATAAACCTGAAGAAAAACAGGATCCAGAAACGGGGGAAACAATTACAGTCATGGAGCCGGTTGAAGTCGGTGCAATGCTAATTGAGAATAAAACAGGGAAAATCATCAGTTTTGTCGGTGGAAGAGACCATAATAAACAGGAGCTTAATCATGCGACTAGTGCTATCCGCCAAAATGGATCTACGATGAAGCCCTTACTCGTTTATGCACCAGCCATTGAATTGGGGAAAGCATCACCAGGTACACCTTTACCGGATGTAGCTTTAAGGCTCGAACCTTCCATTTCAAGACCTTGGCCAAACAACTATGACAAGAGGTACAGCGGGATTACCTCAGCAAGATATGCGCTAAAAAAATCTTATAACGTTCCTGCTGTTAAGCTATATAAAGATATACTTGACCAGCAGCCTGCAAAATATCTTGAAAAAATGGGCTTTACATCACTAAGAAGTGAGGATTATACCAATCTCGCAACCTCTATTGGATCCATGAAAAATGGGGTAACGGTGGAGGAAAACACCAACGCCTTTGGAACCTTTGCAAATGAGGGTAAATTTATTGATGCGTACATGATTGAAAAAATTGTCGATAAGGACGGTAAAAGCATCTACCAGCATGAAGTAAAGCCAGTTGATGTTTTTAAACCGCAAACAGCGTTTTTAACGCTTGATATGATGCGTGATGTAATCAATAGCGGTACAGCTGCAGGTCTCAATAGTAAATTGAAGTTTAGGGCAGACTGGGCAGGTAAAACAGGGACTGGACATGAATATCATGACAATTGGTTTGTTGCTACCAACCCAAATGTAACTTTTGGAATCTGGAATGGCTATGATACGCCAAAGTCATTAAAGACCGGTGGAATGTCCTATTCACAAAGAACGAACAATTTATGGGCTGCATTAATTAATGCGGCATATGATATTAAACCTGAGTTAATTAGTCCAGCAGAATCGTTCCCTGTACCAGCTGGTATTGTAAAACGCTCTTTTTGTGCAGTTTCAGGTTTACTGCCTTCAGATGCCTGCTCAAAGGCAGGCTTAGTTGTAAGTGATTACTTTAATGCGGAGAATGTACCGACAAAGCGAGATGATAGTTTAATTGCAGGAAATTATGTGCAAATTGGCGATAAAAAGTATCTTGCATTAGATTCAACACCAGCAGAATTTGCGAAGCAAGGGGTTATCCTAAATCCTGACTTTATTGCAAAAATGGTTGGGAGGAATTTCAGCAATCCAAGCCAGCTAATCCCTAAGACGGAGCGTTGGGGTAAGATTCTTGTTCCAAATGATAAAATTGTTGATAATGGAAAAACGCCAGACGGTGTGACCCTTTCACTATCTGGAAACAATTTAATTTGGTCAGCACCAGGTGATAATGATATTGTTGGATATCGAGTATATCAAAATGGAAAAAAGGTCTCGAGTATCACAAATGGTTCTAGTCTTTCCTTTACAGCTTCTAACGGTTCATACCATGTAACAGCCGTAGATATCGCAGGAAAGGAATCATCACCATCTAATCAAGTAGATGTAGGTGTTATTAGTACACCTGCACCTCAATAA
- a CDS encoding acetoin utilization protein AcuC, translating to MTDRCSFVFSEELLNYKFNSNHPFNQFRLKLTVDLLHRLKALDNHQIVPPRMATEEELALVHDPSYIDAVKMAGYGQLPQHVAENYGIGTEDTPIFPNMHEASALLVGGALTAVDQVMTGQAAHALHLGGGLHHGFRGKASGFCIYNDSSVAIKYLQNKYNARVLYVDTDAHHGDGVQWSFYDDPDVCTLSIHETGRYLFPGTGNVNERGQGKGYGYSFNIPVDAFTEDESWLDAYTQSLREVAEFFKPDVILTQNGADSHYYDPLTHLSATMKIYREIPKLAHEIAHQYCGGKWIAVGGGGYDIWRVVPRAWALVWMEMTENSNCYGSLPQDWLDYWQEKAPVNLPINWNDPEDMYKPIPRKAEITEKNLLTLEKALYPIRSNKKSESKK from the coding sequence ATGACCGATCGATGTTCATTTGTATTTTCAGAAGAACTGTTAAATTATAAATTCAACAGCAACCACCCTTTTAATCAGTTTCGACTAAAACTTACTGTAGATTTATTACATAGATTAAAAGCCCTGGACAATCATCAGATAGTTCCTCCGAGAATGGCAACAGAGGAGGAACTTGCCCTAGTTCATGATCCAAGTTACATTGATGCTGTAAAAATGGCTGGGTATGGACAGCTCCCACAGCATGTGGCCGAGAACTATGGGATAGGTACGGAAGATACCCCAATATTTCCTAATATGCACGAAGCAAGCGCTTTATTAGTTGGAGGAGCTCTTACGGCTGTCGATCAAGTTATGACAGGACAGGCTGCTCATGCCCTTCACCTAGGTGGGGGATTACATCATGGATTTCGCGGAAAAGCTTCTGGATTTTGTATTTATAATGATAGTTCAGTAGCCATTAAATATTTGCAAAATAAATATAATGCGAGAGTTCTTTATGTTGATACCGATGCCCATCATGGAGACGGTGTACAATGGTCCTTTTACGACGATCCCGATGTCTGTACCTTATCCATACACGAAACGGGTAGATACTTGTTTCCTGGTACCGGTAATGTTAACGAGAGAGGTCAAGGAAAGGGGTACGGTTATTCCTTTAATATTCCTGTAGATGCATTTACAGAGGATGAATCCTGGCTTGATGCTTATACTCAATCGCTAAGGGAAGTAGCTGAGTTTTTTAAACCAGATGTCATCCTGACTCAAAATGGGGCTGACTCCCATTATTATGACCCCTTGACACATTTATCTGCGACAATGAAAATCTATCGTGAAATTCCAAAGCTTGCCCATGAAATTGCCCATCAATATTGCGGTGGTAAATGGATTGCAGTCGGCGGCGGGGGCTATGATATTTGGAGGGTTGTTCCAAGAGCTTGGGCACTTGTATGGATGGAAATGACTGAAAACTCAAATTGTTATGGAAGTTTACCACAGGACTGGCTGGATTATTGGCAAGAAAAAGCACCAGTTAATCTTCCTATAAACTGGAATGATCCAGAAGATATGTATAAACCAATCCCTAGGAAAGCAGAAATAACAGAAAAAAATTTACTTACTCTTGAAAAAGCACTTTATCCCATTAGAAGTAATAAAAAAAGTGAGTCAAAAAAATAA
- a CDS encoding acetoin utilization AcuB family protein — protein MIVEEIMKTEIVTVTPTVSIAETMRLMETKKIRHIPVIDGEQQLVGIVTLSDIRDAAPSIFRANEHVEDMQNPVDTIMKKDVITGHPLDFVEEIAAVFYEHKIGCLPITNGRKLVGIVTETDLLRTLVELTGAHQPGSQIEIRVPNLAGKLSDITSLIKNRKANILSVLVYPDKKNDQYKILVIRLQTMNPTLLIQDLKQSGYDVLWPNLPGVSL, from the coding sequence ATGATAGTAGAAGAAATAATGAAAACGGAGATTGTTACGGTTACACCAACAGTATCGATTGCTGAGACGATGAGATTGATGGAAACGAAAAAAATTCGGCATATACCTGTTATTGATGGAGAACAACAACTAGTTGGTATTGTAACTTTATCAGATATTCGCGATGCTGCTCCATCTATATTCCGTGCTAACGAACATGTTGAGGACATGCAAAACCCTGTAGACACCATAATGAAAAAGGACGTTATAACGGGTCATCCGCTTGATTTTGTAGAGGAAATTGCAGCTGTTTTTTATGAGCATAAAATTGGCTGCCTGCCGATTACAAACGGTAGGAAACTGGTTGGAATTGTGACGGAAACTGATTTACTCCGAACGTTAGTTGAATTGACAGGTGCCCATCAACCAGGTTCTCAAATTGAGATTAGGGTTCCTAATCTTGCGGGAAAGCTTAGTGATATTACTAGTTTAATAAAGAATCGGAAAGCAAATATTTTAAGTGTACTCGTTTATCCTGACAAAAAGAATGACCAATACAAAATACTTGTCATAAGATTGCAAACCATGAATCCTACCTTGCTTATCCAAGATTTAAAACAATCTGGCTATGACGTTCTGTGGCCAAATCTGCCAGGTGTTTCCCTATGA
- a CDS encoding GNAT family N-acetyltransferase: MEHRKTYNAKEVKTPHGNLIIEGPISSDKLAGYEFHEHLTAFRPPEQQHQALVGIAQLEEGRIIIARHHHTIVGYVTYLFPDPLERWSEDKMDNLIELGAIEVIPQFRGCAVGKNLLTVSMMDDAMEDYLIITTEYYWHWDLKGTGLNVWEYRKIMEKMMNAGGLQWYATDDPEICSHPANCLMARIGKRVDVETIQRFDRLRFMNRFMY; the protein is encoded by the coding sequence ATGGAACACAGAAAAACGTACAATGCTAAAGAAGTAAAGACTCCCCATGGAAACTTAATTATTGAAGGTCCTATTTCCTCAGATAAACTTGCTGGCTATGAGTTTCACGAACATCTTACCGCTTTTCGGCCCCCAGAGCAGCAGCATCAAGCGCTAGTTGGGATTGCACAGCTTGAAGAGGGAAGAATTATTATCGCTAGGCATCACCATACCATTGTTGGTTATGTGACCTACCTTTTTCCGGATCCTCTCGAAAGATGGTCGGAAGACAAAATGGATAATTTAATTGAATTAGGTGCTATTGAGGTAATTCCTCAATTTAGGGGATGCGCGGTAGGGAAAAATCTCCTTACCGTTTCTATGATGGATGATGCGATGGAGGATTACTTAATTATTACGACGGAATATTATTGGCATTGGGATTTAAAGGGGACAGGTTTAAATGTTTGGGAGTACCGGAAAATCATGGAGAAAATGATGAATGCGGGCGGCCTCCAATGGTATGCAACGGATGACCCTGAGATATGTTCACACCCGGCAAATTGTCTTATGGCTAGAATTGGTAAAAGAGTCGATGTGGAGACGATTCAAAGGTTTGACCGACTTCGTTTTATGAACCGATTTATGTATTGA
- the acsA gene encoding acetate--CoA ligase yields the protein MKVEKLPVMQGEHNLANYAEKYKNFSWEETEKEFSWHETGLVNMAYEAIDRHAETFRKNKVALYYRDNTRNEKYTFKEMKEFSNKAGNVLKAYGDVEKGDRVFIFMPRSPELYFTVLGAIKLGAIVGPLFEAFMEGAVRDRLQDSEAKVLVTTPELLERVPVDELPALKHIFLIGQNVDEQGPFIDFLKKFESASNNLRIEWMDRTDGLILHYTSGSTGKPKGVLHVHNAMIQHYQTAKWVLDLKEDDVYWCTADPGWVTGTSYGIFGPWLTGTSNVIIGGRFSPDTWYKMIEDFGVSVWYSAPTAFRMLMGAGDEIVKKYNLSSLRHVLSVGEPLNPEVVKWGVKVFNKRIHDNWWMTETGAQLISNYPCMEIKPGSMGKPIPGVEAAIVDDQGNELPPYRMGNLAIKKGWPSMMYTIWNNPAKYESYFMPSGWYFSGDSAYMDEDGYFWFQGRVDDVIMTSGERVGPFEVESKLVEHPAIAEAGVIGKPDPVRGEIIKAFIALRDGYVASDELKEEIRLFVKKGLAAHAAPREIDFRDKLPKTRSGKIMRRVLKAWELNLPTGDLSTMED from the coding sequence ATGAAAGTGGAAAAGCTGCCAGTGATGCAAGGGGAGCATAATTTAGCAAATTATGCTGAGAAGTATAAGAACTTCAGTTGGGAGGAGACTGAGAAGGAATTCTCCTGGCACGAAACAGGACTTGTTAACATGGCTTACGAAGCTATTGACCGCCATGCAGAAACTTTTCGAAAAAATAAGGTAGCCCTTTATTATCGTGATAATACCAGAAATGAAAAGTACACCTTCAAAGAAATGAAAGAGTTTTCAAACAAAGCTGGTAATGTCTTAAAAGCATACGGAGATGTAGAAAAAGGAGACCGCGTATTTATTTTTATGCCTCGTTCACCTGAATTATATTTTACTGTCTTGGGAGCCATTAAGCTTGGGGCGATTGTCGGTCCATTATTTGAAGCCTTCATGGAGGGTGCCGTTAGGGATCGTTTGCAAGATAGTGAAGCAAAGGTATTAGTCACTACACCTGAACTCTTAGAACGTGTACCAGTAGATGAGCTGCCAGCATTAAAACATATTTTCCTTATCGGCCAAAATGTAGACGAACAAGGCCCCTTTATAGACTTTTTGAAAAAGTTCGAATCAGCTAGTAACAATTTAAGAATTGAATGGATGGACCGTACGGATGGTCTCATTCTTCACTATACTTCTGGTTCAACAGGCAAGCCTAAAGGAGTACTGCATGTACATAATGCAATGATCCAACATTATCAAACAGCCAAATGGGTACTGGATTTGAAAGAAGATGATGTTTATTGGTGTACAGCAGACCCAGGCTGGGTTACAGGGACATCATACGGTATTTTCGGACCATGGTTAACCGGAACTTCTAACGTTATTATTGGAGGTCGTTTCAGCCCTGATACTTGGTACAAAATGATTGAGGACTTCGGTGTTAGCGTTTGGTATAGTGCTCCGACTGCGTTCCGGATGTTAATGGGTGCTGGTGATGAAATTGTTAAGAAATACAATTTAAGCAGTCTGCGACATGTACTAAGTGTTGGAGAGCCGTTAAACCCTGAGGTAGTAAAATGGGGTGTGAAGGTCTTTAACAAAAGAATCCACGATAACTGGTGGATGACGGAAACAGGTGCACAGCTTATTAGTAACTACCCATGTATGGAGATTAAACCAGGTTCAATGGGTAAACCTATTCCAGGTGTCGAAGCAGCGATTGTTGACGACCAAGGCAATGAACTTCCTCCATACCGCATGGGGAATCTTGCAATTAAAAAGGGCTGGCCTTCGATGATGTACACCATTTGGAATAACCCTGCAAAATATGAATCCTATTTTATGCCAAGCGGCTGGTATTTTTCTGGAGATTCCGCCTATATGGATGAGGATGGATATTTCTGGTTCCAAGGACGCGTGGATGATGTGATCATGACCTCTGGTGAACGCGTCGGCCCATTTGAAGTGGAAAGCAAACTAGTTGAGCATCCAGCGATTGCAGAGGCTGGCGTAATCGGAAAGCCAGACCCTGTCCGCGGGGAAATTATCAAGGCTTTTATTGCACTAAGAGACGGCTATGTAGCTTCAGATGAGCTTAAGGAAGAAATCAGGCTTTTTGTTAAAAAGGGGCTCGCGGCGCACGCTGCTCCTAGAGAAATTGATTTCCGAGACAAGCTTCCGAAAACAAGAAGTGGTAAGATTATGAGACGTGTCTTAAAGGCATGGGAGCTAAATTTACCAACAGGTGACCTGTCCACAATGGAAGACTAA
- the ccpA gene encoding catabolite control protein A, protein MNITIYDVAREANVSMATVSRVVNGNPNVKPVTRKKVLEVIDRLGYRPNAVARGLASKKTTTVGVVIPDISNIFFAELARGIEDIATMYKYNIILSNSDQNLEKELHLLNTMLGKQVDGIVFMSGNITKEHVEEFGKSPVPIVLAGSIEESEQIPSVNIDYEQAVYDSVNEFIDKGHKHIAFVVGPLQEPRNIHKKLKGYQRALANAGIDYDESLVVEGDYTYDSGLEAFEKLLEAPNRPTAILVGSDEMALGVVHGADDKGYKLPEDFEVITSDNTRLSLMVRPQLTTIVQPLYDIGAVAMRLLTKLMNKEEVEEQTVVLPHRIEHRQSTK, encoded by the coding sequence GTGAATATAACAATTTATGATGTTGCCCGGGAAGCAAATGTTTCGATGGCAACCGTTTCACGTGTAGTCAATGGAAATCCAAATGTAAAGCCTGTTACTCGAAAAAAAGTATTAGAAGTCATTGATAGACTTGGCTACCGTCCTAATGCTGTTGCGAGGGGATTGGCTAGTAAAAAGACTACGACTGTTGGGGTAGTCATCCCCGATATTTCAAATATCTTTTTTGCAGAACTAGCACGGGGCATCGAAGATATCGCAACCATGTATAAGTACAATATTATTTTAAGCAATTCCGATCAAAACTTAGAGAAAGAATTACACTTATTAAATACTATGCTAGGGAAACAAGTGGATGGGATAGTATTCATGAGTGGGAATATTACAAAAGAACATGTGGAGGAATTTGGAAAGTCTCCAGTTCCGATTGTTTTAGCTGGATCGATTGAGGAATCTGAACAGATTCCTTCTGTTAACATCGATTACGAACAAGCTGTTTATGACTCCGTGAATGAATTTATTGACAAAGGTCATAAGCATATTGCATTTGTAGTAGGACCATTACAGGAACCGAGAAATATCCACAAAAAACTAAAAGGATATCAGCGGGCACTTGCAAATGCGGGAATAGATTATGATGAGTCACTTGTTGTAGAAGGTGATTACACCTATGACTCTGGATTAGAAGCATTCGAAAAATTATTAGAAGCTCCTAATAGACCAACTGCAATTCTAGTTGGCTCAGATGAAATGGCACTTGGTGTCGTTCATGGTGCCGATGATAAAGGATATAAACTTCCTGAAGACTTCGAAGTAATCACATCAGATAATACAAGGCTTTCATTAATGGTTCGCCCGCAGCTGACCACAATCGTCCAGCCTTTATACGATATCGGAGCTGTGGCAATGCGGTTACTCACAAAATTAATGAACAAAGAAGAGGTAGAGGAACAAACTGTTGTTCTTCCACATCGCATCGAACACCGTCAATCAACAAAATAA
- a CDS encoding bifunctional 3-deoxy-7-phosphoheptulonate synthase/chorismate mutase — MSKSNLELLRTRVDDLNLELLKLINERAQLVQEIGKAKETQGVYKYDPVRERKMLDVIKENNDGPFDDATIDHLFKEIFKAGLDLQKDDHQKALLVSRKKKPENTIVNIKGETIGDGKQHFVFGPCAVESYEQVATVAKAMKEKGLKLLRGGAYKPRTSPYDFQGLGVEGLKILKRVADEYDMAVISEIVNPADIEMAIDYIDVIQIGARNMQNFELLKAAGSVNKPVLLKRGIAATIEEFINAAEYIMAQGNGQIILCERGIRTYERATRNTLDISAVPILKQETHLPVMVDVTHSTGRRDLLLPCAKAAIAIGADGVMAEVHPDPAVALSDAQQQMNLDQFNTFYSELLASNFVRV, encoded by the coding sequence ATGAGCAAAAGTAATTTGGAACTATTAAGGACACGTGTTGATGATCTTAACTTAGAATTATTGAAACTAATTAATGAAAGAGCTCAACTCGTCCAAGAGATTGGGAAAGCTAAAGAAACTCAAGGGGTATACAAATACGACCCTGTTCGTGAAAGAAAAATGCTTGATGTGATTAAAGAAAATAATGATGGTCCATTTGACGACGCAACCATTGATCATTTATTTAAGGAAATTTTTAAGGCTGGCTTAGATTTGCAAAAAGACGACCATCAAAAAGCTCTTCTTGTTTCTAGGAAAAAGAAGCCTGAAAATACAATTGTAAATATAAAAGGTGAAACAATCGGTGATGGAAAGCAACATTTTGTTTTTGGTCCATGTGCAGTCGAGTCTTATGAACAAGTTGCAACTGTAGCAAAAGCAATGAAAGAAAAAGGTTTAAAGCTGCTTCGAGGCGGTGCCTATAAGCCAAGAACATCTCCGTATGACTTCCAAGGTCTAGGAGTTGAAGGATTAAAAATCTTAAAACGTGTGGCAGATGAGTATGATATGGCTGTCATTAGTGAGATTGTAAACCCTGCTGATATTGAGATGGCTATTGATTATATTGATGTTATCCAAATTGGTGCCCGCAATATGCAAAACTTTGAATTATTAAAAGCTGCAGGTTCAGTAAATAAGCCTGTTCTATTAAAACGAGGTATTGCCGCTACCATCGAAGAATTTATTAATGCTGCGGAATATATTATGGCCCAAGGAAATGGCCAAATTATTCTTTGTGAGCGTGGAATTAGAACGTACGAACGAGCAACAAGAAATACCCTTGATATTTCCGCTGTACCGATTCTAAAGCAAGAAACCCACTTACCAGTAATGGTAGATGTAACCCACTCAACTGGTCGAAGAGATTTACTTCTTCCTTGTGCAAAAGCAGCAATTGCGATTGGTGCAGATGGCGTTATGGCTGAAGTTCATCCAGATCCAGCAGTGGCACTATCAGATGCTCAACAACAAATGAACCTTGATCAGTTTAATACTTTCTATAGTGAACTTCTTGCATCCAACTTCGTTAGAGTTTAA
- the ytxJ gene encoding bacillithiol system redox-active protein YtxJ, translating to MLKKIDTLEQFEDLLKQEEKFLFMKHSLTCPISHAAYQEYEKYSESNQSVPAYYLAVQDSRPLSNEIAEKFEIKHESPQALLIKNGSAVWNASHWKITNRSLTSAISENL from the coding sequence ATGCTAAAAAAAATCGATACATTGGAACAATTTGAGGATTTATTGAAGCAAGAAGAAAAATTTTTATTTATGAAACATAGTTTAACATGTCCAATAAGTCATGCGGCTTATCAGGAATATGAAAAGTACTCAGAGTCAAATCAAAGCGTACCAGCCTATTATTTAGCTGTACAAGACTCACGACCTTTATCTAATGAAATAGCAGAGAAATTCGAAATTAAACATGAATCCCCACAAGCTCTGCTAATTAAAAATGGTTCGGCGGTATGGAATGCATCGCACTGGAAAATCACAAATCGTTCTTTAACAAGTGCAATTAGTGAAAATTTATAG
- a CDS encoding YtxH domain-containing protein, whose translation MGKDYESRELNQNKSEDSSSSFLLGALIGGIVGAAAAIFLVPKSGKDLRNTINNQAETLKEKTIHLVKKTKPSPDAEEEHYISIGGVQKSNPEPNMDELAIRNKLEEAKKAFEEEEYKVTH comes from the coding sequence ATGGGTAAAGATTACGAAAGCCGAGAACTAAACCAAAACAAAAGTGAAGACTCATCAAGCAGTTTTTTGCTAGGAGCACTGATAGGCGGAATAGTAGGTGCAGCAGCTGCCATCTTCTTAGTCCCAAAATCCGGCAAGGACCTTCGTAACACTATTAACAATCAAGCAGAAACACTAAAGGAAAAAACGATCCACCTCGTGAAAAAAACAAAGCCGTCACCAGACGCAGAAGAAGAACACTACATTTCAATTGGCGGGGTTCAAAAATCAAATCCAGAACCTAACATGGACGAACTGGCAATTAGAAATAAATTAGAAGAAGCAAAAAAAGCGTTTGAAGAGGAAGAATATAAAGTAACACATTAA
- a CDS encoding DUF948 domain-containing protein, with amino-acid sequence MEIILYLSVALIAIAFLVLVIYVAKTLTSLQVTLSSVSKTLIGLEKQLDGVTQETTELLQKTNALADDIQEKSKSLNSVVTAVKDVGSTVNKFNGTLKNLTDSFDIQVEENKEKVSQIVQWSNVFLELKDKWNTKKKEKEESSAKEIKRVRSR; translated from the coding sequence ATGGAAATTATTTTATATTTAAGCGTCGCTTTGATAGCGATTGCCTTTTTAGTGCTTGTCATTTACGTAGCAAAAACACTAACCTCTCTCCAAGTAACCCTATCAAGTGTTTCAAAAACGCTAATTGGATTAGAAAAACAGTTGGATGGTGTCACACAAGAAACAACAGAACTCTTACAAAAAACAAATGCTCTTGCTGATGATATTCAGGAAAAGTCAAAGAGTTTAAACAGTGTTGTTACGGCAGTTAAAGATGTGGGGTCGACAGTAAATAAATTCAATGGAACTTTAAAAAATTTAACAGATTCATTTGATATACAGGTAGAAGAAAATAAAGAAAAAGTCTCCCAAATTGTCCAATGGAGTAACGTTTTTCTTGAACTAAAAGATAAATGGAATACTAAGAAAAAAGAAAAAGAAGAAAGCAGTGCCAAGGAGATTAAAAGAGTTAGGTCAAGATAG